The Acidobacteriota bacterium genome includes a region encoding these proteins:
- a CDS encoding peptide chain release factor-like protein: MDNNESAEVKKYSTELADLERDCEMEFFVAGGPGGQHRNKVETGVRLTHRPTGLVVTATERRSQSANREAAYERMAEKLEARQRQQKKRFATKPGKAAKERRLEGKRLQSERKQSRSRKIEND, from the coding sequence ATGGACAACAACGAGAGCGCCGAAGTAAAAAAGTATTCCACCGAACTCGCCGACCTGGAACGCGATTGCGAGATGGAGTTTTTCGTCGCGGGCGGCCCCGGCGGCCAGCATCGCAACAAGGTCGAAACCGGTGTGCGTCTGACACATCGGCCTACTGGGCTTGTCGTCACCGCGACCGAACGCCGCTCCCAATCCGCCAATCGTGAGGCTGCTTACGAACGGATGGCAGAGAAATTGGAAGCCCGCCAGCGCCAACAGAAGAAACGCTTCGCCACCAAACCCGGCAAAGCCGCCAAGGAAAGACGGCTGGAAGGCAAGCGGTTACAGAGCGAACGCAAACAATCCCGCAGCCGCAAAATCGAAAACGATTAA
- a CDS encoding family 10 glycosylhydrolase has protein sequence MKRVAYLLIPVLIICVSAFVVAQKTVPALTPPALLRSLKSASHSVAATKTFARKPEDEARALWVVRYTMASPTALRDSIKRAKENGFTDLLVQIRGRGDAFYDSKWEPRAEELRALPEDFDPLEVMIREAHAEGLRVHAWINAFVVANVGTLPNLPDHIIYKHPDWLMVPRQLARQLYGMDPKAPEYLKALRDYTRAHHDVLEGLYASPANPEVRQHLRNIWLDVLSKYEVDGLHFDYVRYPNFNFDFNRNSLDQFRAEVDATLSEKDKATLHRVAARNPLIYATTFYDRYAHFQRRQVSDTVESIYHAVKARKPDVTVSAAVAADYAEGYRSRFQDWKSWLRKGIIDVVCPMAYTPSTEVFRKQMAEAVTYAGAQSVWGGIGSWRQPVDGTLEKIKVARKLGAQGFILFSYDSAVQFSALNPQKDYLERVHEGLVADDGR, from the coding sequence ATGAAAAGAGTTGCATATCTACTGATTCCGGTTTTGATTATTTGCGTGAGCGCGTTTGTGGTCGCCCAGAAAACGGTGCCCGCGCTGACGCCGCCGGCGTTGCTGCGGTCGCTGAAGAGCGCTTCACACAGCGTCGCCGCCACCAAAACATTCGCGCGCAAACCCGAGGATGAGGCGCGCGCGCTATGGGTCGTGCGTTACACGATGGCCTCGCCGACGGCCTTGCGCGATTCGATCAAGCGGGCCAAAGAGAATGGTTTCACCGACCTGCTCGTCCAGATTCGCGGGCGCGGTGATGCGTTTTACGATTCGAAATGGGAGCCGCGCGCCGAAGAGTTGCGCGCGCTGCCCGAAGATTTCGATCCGCTGGAAGTGATGATCCGCGAGGCGCACGCCGAGGGCTTGCGCGTGCACGCCTGGATCAATGCCTTTGTCGTCGCCAACGTCGGCACGCTGCCCAACCTGCCCGACCACATCATCTACAAACATCCCGACTGGCTGATGGTGCCGCGTCAACTGGCGCGCCAGCTTTACGGCATGGATCCGAAGGCACCCGAATATCTGAAGGCGTTGCGCGATTACACGCGCGCTCATCACGATGTGTTGGAGGGGCTGTATGCCTCGCCCGCCAACCCCGAAGTGCGCCAGCACCTGCGCAACATCTGGCTGGATGTGTTGAGCAAGTACGAGGTGGACGGCTTGCACTTCGATTATGTGCGCTATCCCAACTTCAACTTCGATTTCAACCGCAATTCGCTCGACCAGTTCCGCGCTGAGGTGGACGCCACGTTGAGCGAAAAGGATAAAGCGACGTTGCACCGGGTGGCGGCGCGGAACCCGCTGATCTATGCCACGACGTTTTATGATCGCTACGCGCACTTTCAGCGCCGCCAGGTGAGCGATACCGTCGAATCCATCTATCACGCGGTCAAAGCGCGCAAGCCCGACGTGACGGTTTCTGCGGCGGTGGCTGCCGACTATGCCGAAGGCTATCGCTCGCGCTTCCAAGATTGGAAGTCATGGTTGCGCAAAGGCATCATTGATGTGGTTTGTCCGATGGCTTATACGCCCAGCACCGAAGTCTTCCGCAAACAGATGGCGGAGGCCGTGACCTACGCCGGTGCGCAATCGGTGTGGGGGGGCATTGGTTCCTGGCGGCAGCCCGTGGACGGCACGCTGGAAAAGATTAAGGTCGCGCGCAAACTGGGCGCGCAAGGTTTCATCCTGTTTTCGTATGACAGCGCGGTGCAGTTTTCCGCGTTGAATCCGCAAAAGGATTATCTGGAACGTGTGCACGAAGGTTTGGTGGCGGATGACGGGCGCTAA